Proteins from a genomic interval of Coprothermobacter sp.:
- the rfbD gene encoding dTDP-4-dehydrorhamnose reductase yields MRLLVVGADGQLGSDVVRLLSPTVEVTARVMDELDVTDRGALRQAMEASHPDVVVNCAAYTAVDRAETEPDAAYRVNVLGARNVAQAARRVGARVVYFSTDYVFDGTATQPYDEDAPTGPLSVYGRTKLLGEQATREANPDHLILRLAWLYGSTGHNFVRTILRLAREKDELRIVDDQVGSPTFTEDVVHQLWTAIEDGCSGTYHCVNAGQASWYAFASRVVHRLGLNVPVVPIHTADYPTPARRPAYSVLADRKFELEQLNSMRPWEDALDDCLLRYHEVLSHG; encoded by the coding sequence GTGAGGCTCCTCGTCGTGGGCGCCGACGGCCAACTGGGCAGTGATGTCGTCCGCCTTCTGTCCCCCACGGTCGAGGTGACCGCCCGCGTCATGGATGAGCTGGACGTCACCGACCGCGGTGCTCTGCGGCAGGCCATGGAAGCGTCGCATCCCGACGTCGTGGTCAACTGTGCAGCGTACACTGCGGTGGACCGTGCCGAAACGGAACCGGACGCCGCGTACCGCGTCAACGTCCTGGGCGCACGCAATGTAGCCCAGGCCGCACGGCGCGTCGGCGCCCGCGTCGTGTACTTCTCCACCGACTACGTCTTCGACGGCACGGCGACGCAGCCGTACGACGAGGACGCCCCCACGGGTCCCCTCTCCGTCTACGGCAGGACAAAACTACTGGGCGAGCAGGCGACCCGGGAGGCCAACCCCGACCACCTCATCCTGCGCCTCGCCTGGCTGTACGGCAGCACAGGGCACAACTTCGTTCGCACGATCCTGCGCCTTGCCCGTGAGAAGGACGAACTGCGCATCGTGGACGACCAGGTCGGCTCTCCCACCTTCACCGAGGACGTCGTGCACCAGCTCTGGACAGCCATCGAGGACGGCTGCTCCGGGACCTATCACTGCGTGAACGCCGGGCAGGCCAGCTGGTATGCCTTTGCGAGTCGCGTCGTGCACCGCCTGGGCCTGAATGTCCCCGTCGTCCCCATCCACACCGCAGACTACCCGACACCTGCCCGCCGTCCCGCCTACTCCGTCCTGGCCGACCGCAAGTTCGAGCTCGAACAGCTGAACAGCATGCGCCCCTGGGAGGACGCCCTCGACGACTGCCTCCTGCGGTACCACGAGGTGCTGTCCCATGGCTGA
- a CDS encoding phosphomannomutase, with the protein MAFDRSMFRMYDIRGEVGKELTPEVARRIGQAYVHLVRQRTGAGLPTFAVGRDVRPSSEDLADALIDGMTSQGGNVVDIGVVPTPTLYYALFSLHVDGGIMITGSHNPPQYNGFKVAIGRETLYGDDIQRIADLAEICRPIVSQSGTVSRLDLLSTYRDELAGQFGHGPLGGAGKPRLRVVIDCANGCAGLVVPALLKKLGVDVVFMYVEPDGTFPNHHPDPARLDTLEGLRRRVLAEHADFGIAYDGDVDRIGAVDEKGDIVWGDKLTYIYAADIIAHWKGPGKAKVIGEVKCSKTLFDGVEKLGGTAIMSPTGHSLIKKKMREEKAQLAGEMSGHMFFADRYYGYDDAIYATLRLLEIVANGLRADPRFVFSDLLRTLPFMVASPEIRRPCREEEKDHLVRGFVDAFRRKFPKMAHTIVKVVTIDGARIEWADGWGLVRSSNTEPLLVLRFEATTQERIDQLKKAFDETLASLGTP; encoded by the coding sequence ATGGCGTTCGACAGGTCGATGTTTCGCATGTACGATATCAGGGGTGAGGTCGGCAAGGAACTGACGCCCGAAGTAGCCCGGCGTATCGGTCAGGCGTACGTTCACCTTGTGCGACAGCGGACGGGCGCGGGCTTGCCGACCTTCGCGGTCGGCCGTGACGTGCGGCCTAGCAGCGAGGACCTTGCTGATGCGCTCATCGACGGGATGACGAGCCAAGGCGGCAACGTCGTCGACATCGGTGTCGTGCCCACGCCTACCCTCTACTATGCCCTGTTCTCTCTGCACGTGGACGGCGGGATCATGATCACCGGCAGCCACAACCCTCCGCAGTACAACGGGTTCAAGGTCGCCATCGGCCGGGAGACGCTGTATGGCGACGACATCCAGCGCATCGCGGACCTGGCGGAGATCTGCCGCCCCATCGTGTCACAGAGTGGGACCGTGTCGCGGCTCGACCTGCTGTCGACCTACCGTGACGAATTGGCAGGCCAGTTTGGGCATGGACCTCTGGGCGGAGCGGGCAAGCCAAGACTCAGGGTCGTCATCGACTGCGCCAACGGCTGTGCAGGACTGGTCGTTCCGGCCCTGTTGAAGAAGCTGGGCGTTGACGTGGTGTTCATGTATGTTGAACCGGATGGCACCTTTCCCAACCACCACCCCGACCCGGCCCGCCTGGATACGCTGGAGGGATTGCGCCGGCGCGTGCTCGCCGAACATGCGGACTTTGGCATCGCCTATGATGGCGACGTCGATCGCATCGGCGCCGTCGACGAGAAGGGCGACATCGTCTGGGGCGACAAGCTGACCTACATCTATGCCGCCGACATCATCGCGCACTGGAAGGGTCCGGGCAAGGCCAAGGTCATCGGGGAGGTCAAGTGCTCCAAGACCCTCTTCGACGGTGTGGAGAAGCTGGGTGGCACTGCCATCATGTCGCCGACGGGGCACTCGCTCATCAAGAAGAAGATGCGCGAGGAGAAGGCCCAGCTGGCGGGCGAGATGAGCGGCCACATGTTCTTCGCAGACCGCTACTATGGGTACGACGACGCCATCTACGCTACCCTGCGCCTGCTGGAGATCGTAGCGAACGGCCTCAGGGCCGACCCGAGGTTCGTGTTCTCCGACCTGCTCAGGACACTGCCGTTCATGGTGGCTTCCCCTGAGATCCGCAGACCCTGTCGCGAGGAGGAGAAGGACCACCTCGTGCGTGGGTTCGTCGACGCGTTCCGTCGGAAGTTCCCCAAGATGGCGCACACCATCGTCAAGGTCGTCACCATCGACGGCGCCCGTATCGAATGGGCGGACGGCTGGGGACTGGTTCGCTCCAGCAACACCGAACCCCTGCTTGTCCTGCGGTTCGAGGCGACGACGCAGGAGCGGATCGACCAGTTGAAGAAGGCGTTCGACGAAACGCTGGCATCGCTGGGTACGCCATGA
- a CDS encoding 3-oxoacyl-ACP synthase encodes MGIGIMGISYALPSSTVSNQDLVALHPSWNVGELAVRTGVELRHVARTGETALDLGLRACEALFADCPQLRGAVRGILFCTESPDYILPPNACVLHGKLGLDNSVLAFDFNLACSGFVYGLAIVKGLVQTGMGSDMILVCGDTYSKFMHPDDRAVVSLFGDGVAASWIGQTTGKGIVDVVCSTAGSEYERFIVPAGGCRMPRDAQTAVPALDESGNARSAENIYMDGMGILTFVTSKVPRQVRMLLDRNGLKVTDIDLFVFHQASALVLDSLTRLLHLSTEQVYRNLSQVGNTVSASIPIALKDASDQGLIHTRSRVLVSGFGVGLSWATAILEY; translated from the coding sequence ATGGGAATTGGGATAATGGGCATCTCATATGCGCTACCGAGCTCTACAGTCTCAAACCAAGACCTTGTGGCGTTGCACCCGTCATGGAACGTGGGCGAACTTGCCGTTCGTACGGGTGTTGAGTTGCGGCACGTGGCGCGCACCGGCGAAACCGCGCTCGACCTGGGTCTTCGGGCTTGCGAAGCACTGTTTGCGGATTGTCCACAGTTGCGCGGGGCTGTCAGAGGGATTCTGTTCTGCACGGAGAGCCCTGACTACATTCTTCCACCAAATGCTTGTGTCCTCCATGGGAAGCTTGGACTCGACAACAGCGTTCTGGCGTTCGATTTCAACTTGGCGTGTTCCGGCTTCGTCTACGGCCTCGCGATTGTCAAGGGGCTCGTCCAGACAGGCATGGGAAGCGACATGATCCTTGTTTGTGGCGACACCTACTCCAAGTTCATGCATCCCGACGACAGGGCGGTCGTGTCTCTTTTCGGCGACGGTGTCGCTGCCTCTTGGATAGGGCAGACGACAGGCAAAGGTATTGTTGACGTAGTCTGTTCGACCGCAGGCAGTGAGTATGAGCGCTTCATTGTCCCTGCGGGAGGATGTCGAATGCCGCGGGATGCACAGACGGCAGTGCCTGCCCTTGACGAGAGTGGCAATGCTCGGAGCGCGGAGAATATCTATATGGATGGTATGGGGATTCTGACGTTCGTGACTTCGAAGGTCCCCCGACAGGTCCGGATGCTGCTTGATCGAAACGGTCTGAAGGTTACTGACATCGATCTCTTCGTGTTTCACCAAGCGAGTGCCCTCGTCCTCGACTCGTTGACGCGCCTGCTCCACCTGAGCACGGAGCAGGTCTACAGGAACCTGTCTCAGGTCGGCAACACGGTATCTGCCTCCATCCCCATCGCACTCAAGGATGCCAGTGACCAAGGCCTCATCCATACCAGGTCAAGAGTTCTGGTGTCTGGCTTCGGCGTCGGCCTCTCCTGGGCCACAGCCATCCTGGAGTATTGA
- the rfbC gene encoding dTDP-4-dehydrorhamnose 3,5-epimerase has protein sequence MGEQFTFHTTDLPGVQWIEPVVHGDDRGFFMETYRARDFATAGIWDVFVQDNHSRSARGVLRGLHLQKTHPQAKLVRCTSGAVWDVAVNVDPASPTFGRWFGIELSGANRRQLYIPAGMAHGFLSLAVGTEVVYKCSTEYDPGDEAGIVWSDQQLRVGWPLQDVGTPVVSLKDAGLPTLAQYLKERAG, from the coding sequence ATGGGAGAGCAGTTCACCTTCCACACGACCGACCTACCCGGTGTGCAGTGGATCGAACCTGTCGTGCACGGGGACGACCGTGGCTTCTTCATGGAGACCTACCGCGCCCGTGACTTTGCCACCGCCGGCATCTGGGACGTCTTCGTGCAGGACAACCACTCCCGGTCAGCGCGGGGTGTCCTCCGCGGCCTGCACCTGCAGAAGACGCATCCCCAGGCCAAGCTGGTCCGCTGTACCTCCGGCGCGGTGTGGGACGTCGCAGTGAACGTCGACCCCGCATCCCCCACGTTCGGCCGCTGGTTTGGCATCGAACTCTCGGGCGCCAACAGGCGCCAGCTCTACATCCCTGCAGGCATGGCGCACGGGTTCCTGTCGCTTGCAGTCGGTACCGAGGTCGTGTACAAGTGCTCCACCGAGTACGACCCGGGAGACGAGGCGGGGATCGTGTGGTCCGACCAGCAACTCCGCGTGGGCTGGCCGCTCCAGGACGTCGGCACCCCCGTCGTCTCGCTCAAGGACGCCGGCCTTCCAACCTTGGCGCAATACCTGAAGGAGCGTGCAGGGTGA
- the galU gene encoding UTP--glucose-1-phosphate uridylyltransferase, with amino-acid sequence MGHTGVRKAVIPVAGMGTRLLPLTKSQPKEMLPVVDKPAIQYVVEEAIDAGIQSILMVTGRGKRAIEDYFDHSVELEHELEAHGKLDDLRAIQRISNLVQVYYVRQKLPRGLGDAILQARAFIDGDPFAVLLADDIIDGPTPCLVQMQQVARRYPGMVVAVMEVPREETSSYGIIEGTQVAPGVWDVSRLVEKPEPADAPSNLAIVGRYILTPGIFDAIEHTEPGRNGEVQLTDAIEAMLPFKKVYACEFKGTRYDIGDRMGLLKANIALALQRPEMVNDLREFLSETLETLFD; translated from the coding sequence ATGGGACATACGGGAGTCCGTAAGGCGGTCATCCCGGTCGCCGGCATGGGGACGCGCCTCCTGCCGCTCACCAAGTCGCAGCCCAAGGAGATGCTGCCGGTCGTCGACAAGCCGGCCATCCAGTATGTCGTGGAGGAGGCCATCGATGCCGGCATTCAGAGCATCCTGATGGTGACGGGGCGCGGCAAGCGTGCCATCGAGGACTACTTCGACCACTCCGTCGAGCTGGAACACGAGCTGGAGGCCCATGGCAAGCTCGACGACCTGCGCGCAATCCAGCGCATTTCGAACCTGGTCCAGGTCTACTACGTCCGCCAGAAGCTGCCGCGTGGTCTGGGAGACGCGATCCTGCAGGCGCGCGCCTTCATCGATGGCGACCCGTTTGCCGTTCTCCTCGCGGACGACATCATCGACGGTCCGACACCCTGCCTCGTGCAGATGCAGCAGGTCGCGCGCCGGTACCCGGGCATGGTCGTCGCGGTCATGGAGGTCCCGCGGGAGGAGACGTCCAGCTACGGCATCATCGAGGGGACCCAGGTTGCGCCTGGCGTCTGGGACGTGAGCCGCCTGGTGGAGAAGCCCGAGCCCGCCGATGCACCCAGCAACCTCGCCATCGTGGGCCGCTACATCCTGACGCCAGGCATCTTTGACGCCATCGAGCACACCGAGCCGGGCAGGAATGGCGAAGTCCAGCTGACCGACGCCATCGAGGCCATGCTCCCGTTCAAGAAGGTCTACGCCTGCGAGTTCAAGGGGACCCGGTACGACATCGGGGACCGGATGGGCCTGCTCAAGGCTAACATCGCCCTTGCGCTCCAGCGTCCGGAGATGGTAAACGACCTGCGGGAATTTCTGAGTGAGACCCTTGAGACCCTCTTCGACTAA
- the rfbB gene encoding dTDP-glucose 4,6-dehydratase translates to MAETMLVTGGCGFIGSCFVLQQMQRYPDIHLINLDALTYAGNPDNLREVADDPRYTFVQADVADRPAVEAVFAQYHPTLVVHFAAESHVDRSIDGPDVFVRTNVLGTQVMLDVARRQWQEDTCMDTARFLYISTDEVYGDLPIESTAKFTEDSPLHPSSPYSVSKAAGDMLAQAYHRTYGLPTLITRSSNNYGPRQYPEKLIPLTIKKALAGEPIPVYGDGRNVRDWLYVEDNCRAIDTVLRKGTPGDIYNVGGDNELSNIDLVHLLLHALAAQTSRPEGDYTRLITFVPDRPGHDRRYAVDCGRVARLWEQSIAPGGHKEFACRLSALIHGF, encoded by the coding sequence ATGGCTGAGACCATGCTCGTCACCGGGGGCTGCGGCTTCATCGGCTCCTGCTTCGTCCTCCAGCAGATGCAGCGGTATCCTGATATCCATCTCATCAACCTCGATGCGCTGACGTATGCCGGCAACCCGGACAACTTGCGAGAGGTTGCGGATGATCCTCGATACACCTTCGTGCAAGCCGACGTCGCCGACCGTCCCGCCGTGGAGGCCGTCTTCGCGCAGTATCATCCCACGCTGGTCGTCCACTTCGCCGCCGAGTCCCACGTGGACCGCAGTATCGATGGCCCCGACGTTTTCGTACGCACCAACGTCCTGGGTACCCAGGTCATGCTGGACGTGGCCCGCAGGCAGTGGCAGGAGGACACGTGTATGGACACGGCCCGCTTCCTCTACATCAGCACGGACGAGGTGTACGGCGACCTACCCATCGAGAGCACTGCAAAGTTCACCGAGGACTCTCCCCTGCACCCCAGCAGTCCCTACAGCGTCTCCAAGGCAGCGGGCGACATGTTGGCCCAGGCTTATCACCGCACGTACGGCCTGCCCACGCTCATCACCCGCAGCTCCAACAACTACGGTCCCCGCCAGTACCCCGAGAAGCTCATCCCCCTGACCATCAAGAAGGCGCTGGCCGGTGAGCCCATCCCCGTCTACGGCGACGGCCGCAACGTCCGCGACTGGCTGTACGTCGAGGACAACTGCCGTGCCATCGACACTGTCCTGCGCAAGGGAACCCCCGGAGACATCTACAACGTGGGCGGGGACAACGAGCTGAGCAACATCGACCTCGTTCACCTGCTCCTCCACGCCCTCGCCGCACAAACCAGCAGACCCGAAGGCGACTACACCAGGCTCATCACGTTCGTCCCCGATCGTCCTGGACACGACAGGAGATATGCGGTTGATTGTGGCCGCGTGGCGCGATTGTGGGAGCAGAGTATTGCACCGGGAGGGCACAAGGAATTCGCCTGTCGCCTGTCAGCGCTTATACACGGATTCTGA
- the rfbD gene encoding dTDP-4-dehydrorhamnose reductase → MTVVVMGAGGRLGREFRDRLSSLGDLTGLTHVQCDVADSLAVERAVLELQPTVVINCAAQPSVDACEKERDQAYRINVLGARNVAHAAYKVAAKVVHFSTDYVFDGTADRPYVEWDTPNPINWYGRTKLMSEEAVQRANPDSLILRIANVYGAHGDNTVTAVVRSAQSGTALTLPDDQIMSPTSASEVVQQTMLLIQRGATGLYHVTGKGQTSRYEFARAVATILGLDVQLVAVHAADIPGRVPRPLRTPLAHEHLRLEGQDMMSEWNQALYEFLVDHKCVLLHGGEDT, encoded by the coding sequence ATGACCGTCGTCGTGATGGGGGCCGGAGGGCGCCTGGGCAGGGAGTTCAGGGACCGGCTGTCGTCGCTGGGCGACCTGACCGGCCTGACGCATGTGCAGTGTGATGTCGCCGACAGCCTGGCGGTCGAGCGTGCGGTGCTGGAGCTCCAGCCGACCGTGGTCATCAACTGTGCTGCCCAACCCAGCGTCGACGCGTGCGAGAAGGAGCGTGACCAGGCGTACCGCATCAACGTCCTGGGCGCGCGCAACGTGGCGCACGCCGCCTACAAGGTGGCGGCCAAGGTCGTGCACTTTAGCACGGACTACGTCTTCGACGGCACCGCGGATAGGCCATACGTCGAGTGGGACACGCCCAACCCAATCAACTGGTACGGGCGCACCAAGCTCATGAGCGAGGAGGCTGTCCAGCGCGCAAATCCCGACAGCCTGATCCTGCGCATCGCCAATGTCTACGGCGCGCACGGCGACAACACCGTGACAGCAGTCGTGCGGTCCGCGCAATCGGGCACGGCGCTCACCCTCCCCGACGACCAGATCATGAGTCCCACGAGTGCGTCCGAGGTCGTCCAGCAGACCATGTTGCTCATCCAGCGCGGCGCCACCGGCCTCTATCACGTCACTGGGAAGGGCCAGACCTCGAGGTATGAGTTCGCCCGCGCCGTTGCGACGATCCTCGGGCTGGACGTTCAGCTTGTCGCCGTGCATGCCGCCGACATCCCCGGCCGTGTGCCGCGCCCCCTGCGGACGCCCCTCGCGCACGAGCACCTTCGCCTCGAGGGTCAGGACATGATGAGCGAGTGGAACCAGGCTCTATACGAGTTCCTCGTCGATCACAAGTGTGTGCTGTTGCATGGAGGAGAGGATACATGA
- a CDS encoding erythromycin biosynthesis sensory transduction protein eryC1: MRIPFLDLTAENAERRADLDASYARVMDAGQFILGRECETFEAEFAGYCGVRHCVGVANGLEALELILLGMGIGIGDEVIVPGNTFIATWLAVTRTGAKPVPVEPDAHTYNIDADRIEAAITSRTKAIVPVHLYGQPADMDAVNTIAHLHGLKVIEDAAQAHGARYRGERTGGLGDAAGFSFYPTKNLGALGDGGAILTDDMGLAERVRILRNYGSRIKYVHELAGYNSRLDELQAAFLRVGIPGLDRRNARRREIAALYGRELAGDSRIVVPVVPEWAEPVWYAYVVQVNNRSRVQEMLRARGVGTLVHYPVPPHLSGAYASQGFDVGQLPISEALADRVLSLPMGSAMIDETVVVVADELKNAVSQAGAEAE, encoded by the coding sequence GTGAGGATACCCTTCCTTGACCTGACCGCGGAAAATGCGGAGCGTCGGGCCGATCTCGACGCCTCCTATGCTCGTGTCATGGACGCAGGGCAGTTTATTCTTGGGCGCGAGTGTGAGACCTTTGAGGCCGAGTTTGCAGGGTACTGTGGAGTCCGTCACTGTGTTGGCGTCGCAAACGGTCTGGAGGCGCTCGAACTCATACTCCTGGGAATGGGCATCGGTATCGGGGATGAGGTGATCGTTCCCGGCAACACATTCATCGCGACATGGCTTGCCGTGACGCGAACTGGTGCCAAGCCCGTGCCTGTTGAACCAGACGCCCACACCTACAACATCGACGCCGACCGCATTGAAGCAGCCATAACGTCTCGCACAAAGGCTATCGTTCCCGTGCACTTGTATGGTCAGCCCGCCGACATGGACGCAGTGAACACCATCGCACACCTCCATGGCCTCAAGGTCATCGAAGATGCGGCACAGGCACATGGAGCGCGCTACAGGGGAGAGCGAACGGGTGGATTGGGGGACGCTGCGGGGTTCAGCTTCTACCCCACAAAGAACCTGGGTGCATTGGGTGACGGAGGGGCCATTCTCACAGATGATATGGGACTTGCAGAACGTGTGAGAATCCTTCGCAACTACGGATCCAGGATCAAATACGTCCATGAGCTGGCCGGGTACAACAGTCGACTCGACGAACTTCAGGCAGCTTTCCTGAGAGTGGGGATCCCGGGGCTGGACCGGCGCAACGCAAGACGAAGGGAGATCGCCGCACTGTACGGCCGAGAGTTGGCTGGAGACTCCCGCATCGTGGTTCCGGTCGTTCCAGAGTGGGCCGAGCCAGTGTGGTACGCCTACGTCGTACAGGTGAACAACAGGAGCAGGGTTCAGGAGATGCTGAGAGCTCGTGGCGTTGGCACTCTGGTACACTACCCGGTACCGCCCCACCTGTCAGGTGCGTACGCATCGCAGGGCTTTGATGTGGGTCAGCTGCCGATCAGTGAAGCACTGGCAGACCGCGTCCTGAGTCTCCCGATGGGTTCTGCAATGATTGACGAAACCGTGGTTGTCGTGGCGGACGAGTTGAAGAACGCTGTCTCTCAGGCTGGCGCGGAAGCAGAATGA
- a CDS encoding spore coat protein produces MKGIVLAGGTGSRLYPLTTVTNKHLLPVGNYPMIYHPVARLKQAGITDILIVTGRDHMGDVMELLGSGHDFGLDFTYKVQDQAGGIAQALGLARGFCCGDSCCVILGDNVFEDDLTPAVTAFMAQGSGARLLLKQVDDPERFGVAELSPDGHILGIEEKPHQPKSRYAVTGIYLYDSAVFDIIDTLSPSHRGELEITDVNNAYIRAGTCTYAVLDGWWTDAGTFPSLRRASELAADLHLGLEEVPR; encoded by the coding sequence ATGAAGGGCATCGTCCTTGCAGGAGGCACCGGATCGCGTCTCTATCCCCTGACCACCGTCACCAACAAGCACCTGCTCCCCGTGGGCAACTACCCCATGATCTACCATCCCGTCGCGCGTCTCAAGCAGGCGGGCATCACCGACATCCTCATCGTGACCGGTCGTGATCACATGGGGGACGTCATGGAACTCCTGGGCAGCGGGCACGACTTCGGCCTCGACTTCACTTACAAGGTGCAGGACCAGGCAGGCGGCATCGCCCAGGCACTGGGCCTTGCCCGCGGCTTCTGCTGTGGCGATTCCTGCTGTGTCATCCTGGGCGACAACGTCTTTGAGGACGACCTGACGCCCGCGGTCACAGCATTCATGGCACAGGGGTCCGGCGCGCGCCTGCTCCTCAAGCAGGTCGACGACCCGGAGCGCTTCGGCGTGGCCGAACTCTCTCCTGACGGTCATATCCTGGGCATCGAGGAGAAGCCGCACCAGCCGAAGTCCAGGTACGCCGTGACCGGCATCTACCTGTACGACAGCGCCGTCTTCGACATCATCGACACGCTCAGTCCGTCCCACCGGGGCGAGCTGGAGATCACCGACGTCAACAACGCCTACATCCGTGCGGGGACCTGCACGTACGCCGTGCTCGACGGATGGTGGACGGATGCCGGCACGTTCCCGTCACTGCGCCGGGCCAGTGAGCTCGCCGCCGACCTCCACCTCGGCTTGGAGGAGGTGCCACGCTGA
- a CDS encoding BCR family protein yields the protein MDHCSCESRKALDTLRTARGQIDGIIRMIEEDRYCIDVSKQILSAAALLKKANITILRQHMNTCVSDALEHGAGPEKIDEIILILDKYME from the coding sequence ATGGATCACTGTTCATGTGAAAGCAGGAAGGCTCTGGACACGCTCAGGACCGCCCGGGGTCAGATCGACGGCATCATCCGCATGATCGAGGAGGACCGCTACTGCATCGACGTCTCCAAGCAGATCCTTTCGGCCGCAGCCCTGCTGAAGAAAGCCAACATCACGATCCTCCGTCAGCACATGAACACGTGTGTGAGCGATGCTTTGGAGCACGGTGCCGGCCCGGAAAAGATCGACGAGATCATCCTTATCCTCGACAAGTATATGGAGTGA
- a CDS encoding ABC transporter permease: MSSSRRIRAVQFRDLVRELTRKELKVRYRNSFLGYIWSVASPAAQALVYFFAFKVVVRIAVDDYGLFLIAGLFVWQWFINSLTVCTGVFLTNVSLIKKVAFPRQALPLASVLNDCLHFLLSLPVIAVVAAVYGVFPRLSWLYGLPILVFLQFLLVLGCGLLVSSINLFFRDLERLVTILLSIVFYATPIIYPLDMLPSRFRPLVFLNPMTPLVVNYRSVLLDGVLQWQYVGLSLAYGLVWLGIGWCVFARLRWRFAEAL, from the coding sequence ATGTCGAGTAGCCGGCGCATTCGCGCAGTGCAGTTCAGGGACCTGGTGCGTGAACTGACGCGCAAGGAGTTGAAGGTCCGCTACCGCAACAGTTTCCTGGGCTACATCTGGTCGGTTGCATCGCCGGCTGCTCAGGCTCTCGTGTACTTCTTCGCATTCAAGGTCGTGGTCCGCATAGCGGTCGACGACTACGGGCTCTTCCTGATTGCCGGCTTGTTCGTCTGGCAGTGGTTCATCAACTCGCTGACTGTCTGTACCGGCGTTTTTCTCACCAACGTGTCGCTCATCAAGAAGGTTGCTTTTCCTAGACAAGCGTTGCCCCTGGCGAGCGTGCTCAATGATTGCCTCCATTTCCTGCTGTCGCTTCCGGTCATTGCCGTCGTGGCTGCGGTCTATGGGGTGTTCCCTCGGCTGTCATGGCTCTATGGACTGCCGATCCTGGTGTTCCTGCAATTCCTGCTTGTCCTAGGATGCGGATTGCTCGTGTCGTCGATAAACTTGTTCTTCCGGGATCTTGAGCGCCTGGTGACAATCCTGCTGAGTATTGTTTTCTACGCCACGCCGATCATCTACCCGCTGGACATGCTGCCTTCGCGATTCCGGCCTCTCGTCTTCCTGAACCCGATGACTCCGCTCGTGGTAAACTACCGCAGTGTCTTGCTCGATGGCGTACTCCAGTGGCAGTACGTGGGGTTGTCGCTTGCGTACGGATTGGTCTGGTTGGGCATTGGCTGGTGCGTGTTTGCTCGCCTGCGCTGGCGGTTTGCGGAGGCGCTATGA
- a CDS encoding glycosyl transferase gives MSSTSSQPLISICVGSYNHGKFISAALDSVLADTYGNKEVVVADDGSTDGTADLVEAYALRQGASSVPIRLIRRSHSGAAQTFNAAISAAGGAYLALLASDDQLVSGGLEARQSYLASHERKSVVFGDARVIDAEGSLTYGSALRDMWHTDPRRYTDDATLRHEFICHWAMPGSVIMLARSAIDTVGLFDPTLSVEDWDFCLRAAARGAIGYVDTPVACYRLHGDNSNLSSTARLGHLVDLRSTSLRRMGDFRFHDRLALLGYAAKCTGSITLEAVRRVFR, from the coding sequence ATGAGTTCCACATCCTCGCAGCCTCTCATCAGCATATGCGTTGGCTCGTACAACCATGGCAAGTTCATCTCAGCAGCACTCGACAGTGTGCTGGCCGACACCTACGGCAACAAGGAGGTCGTCGTAGCCGATGATGGTTCGACGGATGGGACGGCGGACCTAGTCGAAGCCTACGCGCTCCGTCAAGGAGCGTCCAGCGTACCGATCCGGTTGATCCGGAGGTCACACAGTGGCGCCGCGCAGACGTTCAATGCTGCCATCTCCGCGGCAGGAGGGGCGTATCTGGCGCTTCTGGCGAGCGATGACCAGCTGGTGTCTGGCGGGTTGGAGGCGAGGCAGTCCTATCTGGCGTCACACGAAAGGAAGTCGGTCGTGTTCGGCGATGCCCGCGTGATCGATGCTGAAGGATCTCTCACATATGGCAGTGCTCTCCGTGACATGTGGCATACCGATCCGCGACGGTACACCGATGACGCAACCCTCAGGCATGAGTTCATTTGCCACTGGGCTATGCCCGGCAGCGTGATCATGCTCGCGAGGAGTGCAATCGACACGGTCGGCCTGTTCGACCCCACACTGTCGGTCGAGGACTGGGATTTCTGCCTGCGAGCTGCTGCCCGAGGGGCAATAGGCTACGTCGACACCCCCGTTGCCTGCTATCGTCTTCATGGTGACAACAGCAATCTGTCGTCGACAGCGCGTCTGGGCCACTTGGTGGACCTCAGGAGTACGTCATTGCGGCGCATGGGTGACTTTCGATTTCATGACCGCCTTGCGCTTCTCGGCTACGCCGCTAAGTGCACAGGGAGCATCACGCTCGAAGCCGTGCGTCGGGTGTTCCGATGA